The Lepeophtheirus salmonis chromosome 3, UVic_Lsal_1.4, whole genome shotgun sequence genomic interval TGAACAAAGATTCATCacgtttatttatgtttgtgtgAGATTTTGGGATCTTATGTCGATTcaatacataaacaaataagaaaatcgtatttcagcTGGGAAAATTcgattacaaaatatatagattttgttATCTCCAGAAAGGAAGGAACTGGCAGTGTTTTTTAGGGAAATGATATCCCTAAATATTATTAGAGTGGACAGGTACATGTAAGGGAAACTCTTCTATCAAAACAGGATTGAGTCCCAGGTACAGCctgtaaaaaaagacaaaacttcAACCGTCTATTcttgcaatctttaaaattattcattatccctcaatttttttgatattatgtcaTGAgagttagaaattaaatttttaattgaataaatatgaagttaaaaaataacctaatttactttttaaatattaaatacttcaaTGAATTTTACACTATACAAAAGATGGGCAGAAGTATTTACACTACACCTTAAAGctccataattttatatatttcttacttatttatttttgctcttGGACCTTCATTTTGAAGACTGGGAGTTAAAAGGTTGgagtaaatgttttttatatttgttgcgctacttagaaataataacaataattaaaaaaaataaaagcaccCCATAAAGATGTACATCAAAAACAAAACCAGAGTAAATAATTCTGCCCTCCTTTGTaagcttaaataatatttttaggaaataatacatttaaataattaattataattaaatgtgccAATAATCAAGACATGTGTTGTTGCACAATATCGTGCATActtccactttttttaattttggttaaACGGGAGCTCTCGTtgtcttttattcaaataaagtaggaatGTCATTATGTACGAAAAGCCACCGTCCCTTTGGAGAAACATTGACTCTTCAGTGAGATTAAAGCGAATAATTTAACTATGAATCATTAGAATAAGGAGGCCAGTGACGTCCTTATGAAAcaacccattaatttaattttcatagaaaaatactttattatattacttGTTAAACTTTTGAGCTCTTGGTTGGATTCAAATTCTCACGTTTGATGGCACTGATTCACAACTTCCTTTGATTGATTATGGGCGATAAGCCTGAAAATGTTTTACTCGAAGTTGATCTATTATTGCACTACTCtttaccattatgaaaaatatattacagttTATAAGTATTGtctaattatcataataattaaatcaagcAGATAATGTAGTACATAAATTGCCTTCAAGACCCTTAAGATAGACCTGATGGTATCTGACAATTTTAGGACAATCagaaaagagaaggaaaaaacatgCTCCACTCTTTCCCCTGAGTCCTTTAGCCAACTCAAATGCCAATGCATCCGCTGATATAAAACTACGAGGTTtagagatttatttattatttttccgataGTTGGGTGACATTTTGCTTTGTCGACATTGTCATAACTTGTAATACATTGCCACATGACgtatatgaataaaaagcacACGTTATTTCAATGAAATGGAGATTATGTTGAAAAGTCATTTGTAATAAAGTTTTATCTAAGCCCAGTAGTTTGGCTTCTATATGTTCTTTCGTATTTGTGTTGGCTATCCcctcatacatacatatttgtctTCTCATGTttcaattaccttttttttatgcaaatattttgaaatattcgtgtataaacaacattttttaagatACATACATATGGAGAGATATAAAATGTTCTTTCAAGGAAAGGAAGGGTCTTCTCAAAAAGTattcattggatttttttttgtgtcataCACTTATTGTCTGGTTGAGTGTTGCTATTTTTCAAAAGGACGAAGAGGTAGAAATTATACGATTCAATTCTTTAGCATCTTtatgaatattcttttattttcctatGGTTCTATTGTTTAGAAGCAAATATACTTTGTGTAGAAGGTAAGACTTATTTACATGTTCTGATTACATGCACATTACACACGTATACAAAAGCGTAGTAGAAACATAGGCAAtaatcccccctcccccatttCTGGGGAACCAATTAATAACCACGgcaatatttgagttttttttaatcaagaaggaataatttttctaaataatgcTACTCACAAATAATTGGGAAAAATATTAGAGAATTTATTCTACAgtttgtccaaaaaataatgGTGGTactaaaaatatccgttttattgtaaaaaaaaaatatttttggtgcGAAAAAAATGCAATTGGGCTTATACAATCCTttggcaatattgaatttttcttatgcaataatttttgatgattacatcatacatcagtataaaagggctcagaaatcaccgcaggatgttagttgaaattcaatatccgaaatggtgagagagcactctTTGGTGACCAGGGCAAAGactgttggcatgatagagggtggatcaagcaagagagacgttgctcaaaggttacagcTTCCTCTCGGGACCATTGAGAGctggtgtaagaaaaggaaggatggacaaacccttgcaaatcagaagggtcgaggaaggaagaaaaaaattaggaaagtTCCCAAATTGgtaatttcaaaatctttgaccaaaaatagGCAATCCCCAAGGAAACTAgtagcaagattgacttcaaagggctatccaatatccaagtcatgtgtccacaactacctgaggcactctttgaatgctttgccatacaaacctcgtctaTACCCTAAACTTTCAGAAAGCCAAAGGAAGGCCCGGATTCAATTATCTCGTGAGCagaaacactggactgcagatgactggaaatgtatcctgtccagtgatgaaagtccatttggaCATGAAATAGCAcaagataagggagatgtggaaacCAACagtgaaatttcctctgaaaattcaactttgggccgttatcagccaccaggcagGGTCAGATCTTCACCttattccacgaaaccaaactgttacggccgagtactacgtaacgGAGATTCTTAGCAATTCTCTGATGTTATCTTTGTCTCTTACTGAAGAAACTGTACCTCCtgtgaagaggaaaatgttgtctgacacatcacAAAACAAAAGACATATTGACAAACGGCACAcaagtggtgttcagacaacttggattctttCTGGGGCAAAGGCACATGGTCTTCCAACAGTTATGATTTgatcccattgaaaatttgtgatcCGTGGTCCAGAGAGAACTCTATGAACatgcgccagcaacttcagaggatgaattaaaaaaaaaacttgcttaggttatttcatgattttttttgaaaaaaccaccatcaattGTTTGATATAATACTGTATTTAACTCTATGTACGTTCATGGTCGCTATCAGGGATgggaataaacattatttatatacaattgaaagaaattcgttggtcacaaaatataattggtaatgataaaaatcgtgcgtattttggccattttaaaactttatttgccAGTAGTAATTGCAACATGTCATTacagttgtacaaaatatgatcaATAACAAATAGTTTGTAGTAGCCATCTGAAGATgctatatttctatttttcaaagctgttattaatataattaaggaggaaatatctaagtataaagtaatagctagtgattgtgctcataaaagagagaaagaaaaatccttagagtataattgaagatcgacatcggattaaTTCCAGGCTATGTGTTCATACTATATATGTAAAGAGTAGGATTTTcgtatattttctttctttaacggatgcttgcagctaatcttataaaaagtcttgacagctaagctgctctcctccaaaacattcttcaaattgtcaacaTTACCAGGTTCATTTTcacaggtcatattttctataactccTGATATCACTATAAACTATAGTGCTTCGTACTCGCTGATAcgtagaattttcaaaataggaagaataattagtacagaaaaatatacttttttttacacccACCACAATTTAGAGAATTCTCTTATCcagaggcgtctgcaggattatatttgaggGGGAGAGGGGAGGCCTTGGTTTTgggaatttattttgaaataacatccaaaacttaaaattctgaaatattaaattttcttgtaaaaaagaaaaattccttaattcaaGAAGGGGCTACACCCCCTCCGGCCCATCCTATGTGGACGCCCCTGCATTCCATAATTAAAAACTAGAATTGAGTCCAATTCGAATTGTCAATCTTTAACTGTACACAAAAGCACAAgcacaaatatgtattttaaattaattaagatttttttcccccctgAATAGATTATTTCGATATCAACGATGAGGTTCAGGTAACTATGTATTcacacaaaaaagttttaatgaatCAATAACATTTtcccaatatttatatttatcaaatatgtttaaTCATTATAGACTGAAAAGTCCCTAAACAGTGAAAATAGAGGTGAAAGTGATgaagaaattggtgaaaatcTGGAATTTACAGAAGCACCAGGTGCATtccaaaatatgttaaattacaatttatatattctacCAAATACTAatctacttttttattcttaaatccagtgaatgataaaataaatggtaagtttccaaaaaaaaaaaaaaagtgtcattcCATTTTCCccctcattaattaattatataaatggaaaaagcactgtaatttttgaagatgtagtaaattatttttattgttaagagACTCTAGGAAAAGAATTGGCATCTAAGATTCAAcgtgaaacttttttttaaatatgaaagacTGTAAAGTTCCCAACTGCGCGTAAAAATAAGGATGAATTTATGGGTAGAAAGAAGGAATATGTAAGGAAAAACGCAAATCTCAATACAGTTCGTATCTCCCaactgaaatataaacaaaactttgcACCCAATTCAAAATTCGTAGATTGCTCAACAAtcgtttgtttttaaataaatgtctgCCCTACCTGAgactatagtaaaaaaaattaaaagaataataataaaatgcaaaacAAACAGTCAgggcttttataaaaaaacgtcACCAAAAAATTTCacgaataaattaattaaaatgtaaactCACAGcaatccccccaaaaaaattcacACCCCTGATCCTTCACAAAATCTGgagtccgtaggattatattttttttgtataagtcttggtttttggatattttttcgaaaaaaaatcaactttgttgatttttgtataattataaataaaataaattcaaaattgaaattaatatgcAGCTGACGATTGAAGGGTAATCAGAGAGGGAAAAATGATGCATTCAATGATATTCATGTCAAGTCTTTCCCTAGAGTTCTTTGGCTATTGTAAGACATGGTCATTTAACGAAATGGGATGTTCATTCaacaatatattcttttctaattaaatatgagaaatttttttataactatccatttaattaaagtttattttatttggcaGAAGGAGATGGGGCCTATAACGTTATTAAACCAGGTAggtcttttttgataaattttcaatGAATGTACTGATTCAAAAAATCTTTAGGAAATGTTATGAATACAACATGGACGACTGAAGGTAAAGGGGTTCaacattatttaatacttttacatTCTAAGCAATTCCATATTTTAGGGAATACTGTCatcacaacaacaaaaaaaggtatttgaacattaaatgaataaattacttaaataatttagataaaacCACAAACACTCTACTTGTAATTTGAAACAATAAAGAGCTGTACTTAACGgtgaagatttttataaaatgtttttaattgctttttaaacaatatttttaacttattggaGTTGTATTTCTTAGATGTCATTGCTTTAATTGATAGGAGGTTATTTAAATACTGATTATGAATACGGAAAAATTTTGGAagacaatttttccaaaaataattaaactatcaAAAGGTCCCACTCCATTTACGCTTCATTTTATTGCTAGAACTTTGTAGTATGtttctaaaatgtatattttgaatcaCTGCAATCTTTGTTATTgctatgataaaatattttctaggaATTATACGTATTTTTAGCCCTTTCTAATAAAGGTTTCGTGAATATAATTACACTTTTTacttataagttgttttttttctattattttcaatgagAGGCGTACTTGTTGCTACCAAATCTATTAATCAAGTGGCGAAACGAATACCACATGCTcaaagattataaataataatcggaatcgcaaattcaacatataaatatttattattatttatgactagtattaaactattaattacttttctaagtcaagaaaaaaaatagcccaaaatataatatttgaaatttaatttaacctTTCAAAttgtttatccaaaaaattaaatgttctgttaataactatgtatttttgaaatgtttctcttttttaattagaaattttttttcaaaaaaatttatattagaaatttaatttttcaattttttttccaaaaatttacttttttgagaacagctgtagatttttgaaatttttccattttttaattagaatttttttttcaaaaaaatttatattagaaatttaatatttctattttttttcaaaaaaatttatattagaaaactaatttttctatttttttttcacaaaaatttatattagaaatttaatttttctattttcttccaaaaaatttactttttgagaacagctgtagatttttgaatgtttttccaacaaatgtaatattggaattttttcccggaatatttaatatcttatgactactgtaaatttttaagaatagacatgggtttttgaattttttttcacaaaaaaattacttttttgtaaatagctgttaatttttggatttttttttaaatattaaattacatatttgaattttattttttaaatttaatatttaaaatttcatttgtaagtttttttccaaagatttttttttttcaaaaaaaatttaattttgaaaaatgttattggaATCGTTggatttgaaattcattttaatgacattcttaatacaaacttaattaatagtgttgagtttcggtctggaaatcctagaccggtatGAGATCATTATATTTCTTGATGGGGCGAACTAATTTGTTCCAACAAAAAGCTGGGGTTGGAACGGTCTCATAGAAGAATTCAGTCTAAATCGGTCCGAAGGAAAAATTCATTCTTGTTCAGTCCCAAAAATATTGgtttagaccgattttacagataaatcgTTTTCAAACCCAGCCCCTCCCAAAATTTAATCCTGATCTGTGGGCGGTCCTTGTTATACAATTTGTACACTTATTAAAGACGGTAAAaatcatatgacgtcattttaccGATGTTTGCAATTTAGAAACAGACCTGACTTCATGATAAACTCATGTTTAAAATAAGTctagattgaattttaaatgacaccgatttttttattttttttgtgagact includes:
- the LOC121114186 gene encoding uncharacterized protein, which gives rise to MERYKMFFQGKEGSSQKVFIGFFFVSYTYCLVECCYFSKGRREANILCVEDYFDINDEVQTEKSLNSENRGESDEEIGENLEFTEAPVNDKINEGDGAYNVIKPGNVMNTTWTTEGNTVITTTKKDNLTSGSGIIPKTTSKAGNSTLEFKKSSPVENVPSNSDNSTSSSGISPTTANPQTNSETSTLGSRIPNNSTLGSTISLSTESTPSNSGKQW